A section of the Mesorhizobium loti genome encodes:
- a CDS encoding ferredoxin family protein, translating to MTMAVTKLRVEEKLYQNRYLVDPGRPHIKVRPHERPSANLLALTHICPAKCYELNDKGQVETTPDGCMECGTCRVLCEASGEIVWNYPRGGFGVLFKFG from the coding sequence ATGACGATGGCCGTGACGAAGTTACGCGTCGAGGAGAAGCTTTATCAGAACCGTTATTTGGTCGATCCGGGCCGCCCGCATATCAAAGTGCGACCGCACGAGAGGCCGAGCGCGAACCTGCTCGCGCTGACACACATCTGCCCGGCTAAGTGCTATGAGTTGAACGACAAGGGACAGGTGGAGACCACTCCCGACGGCTGCATGGAATGCGGCACCTGTCGCGTGCTGTGCGAGGCCAGCGGTGAGATCGTGTGGAATTACCCGCGCGGCGGCTTCGGCGTTCTCTTCAAGTTCGGATGA